In Hydrogenovibrio thermophilus, the following are encoded in one genomic region:
- a CDS encoding flagellin N-terminal helical domain-containing protein: MVINTNIASENAVRLLDQSSREMTTSMERLTSGLRINKTADDAAGKAVVTQMTSQVRGTDMAIRNANDGIGLVQTVDGAAEETVNMLYRIRELAVQSANETYNSAQRSQMNIEVSQLRQEINRIASTTKFNGVKLMASQNIISIHAGWETGVANTLKVSLKAMDAATLGVTGTIDTQANALTVMSQVDAALESVAKTRAGFGAMQNRMEYTISNLQNVNENIMAARSRIEDADYASESANLARTQVLQQAGQSMLSQANQSTQNVLGLLQ; this comes from the coding sequence ATGGTAATTAATACAAATATCGCTTCTGAAAATGCGGTCCGTTTGTTGGATCAAAGCAGTCGCGAAATGACAACCTCAATGGAACGTTTGACTTCTGGTTTGCGTATCAATAAAACCGCGGATGACGCGGCTGGTAAAGCGGTTGTGACACAAATGACGTCTCAGGTCCGTGGTACGGATATGGCGATTCGTAATGCGAATGACGGGATTGGTCTGGTACAGACTGTTGATGGTGCCGCTGAGGAAACTGTAAACATGTTGTACCGTATTCGTGAGCTAGCGGTTCAGTCGGCTAACGAAACTTACAACTCTGCACAACGTTCACAAATGAACATCGAAGTGTCTCAATTGAGACAGGAGATCAACCGTATCGCTTCTACCACAAAATTTAATGGTGTGAAGTTGATGGCGAGTCAAAACATTATTTCCATCCACGCGGGTTGGGAAACAGGTGTGGCCAACACATTGAAAGTGTCTCTGAAAGCAATGGATGCGGCAACTTTGGGTGTAACAGGTACCATCGATACACAAGCGAACGCTTTGACAGTCATGTCTCAGGTGGACGCGGCGTTGGAATCGGTTGCAAAAACCCGTGCTGGTTTCGGTGCGATGCAAAACCGTATGGAATACACCATTTCCAACTTGCAGAACGTAAACGAAAACATCATGGCAGCTCGTAGCCGTATTGAAGATGCGGATTATGCTTCTGAAAGTGCTAACTTGGCGAGAACTCAGGTTCTACAACAAGCTGGGCAAAGCATGCTTTCTCAAGCGAATCAGTCAACTCAAAACGTGCTTGGATTACTTCAGTAA
- a CDS encoding sigma-54 interaction domain-containing protein has translation MKEELLSSLVGNGPAMQQVKKLIQQVAQTDATVLILGESGTGKEVVAQSLHSVSSRSNQAFIPINCGAIPGELLESELFGHEKGAFTGAITARKGRFEMAERGTIFLDEIGDMPLPMQVKLLRVLQERIYERVGGNKSFECDVRVIAATHRNLEDNISDGTFREDLFYRLNVFPIEMPSLRERPEDIPDLFDFMFDKIQSSGRAIPKLSEKAMIALQQYAWPGNVRELGNLAERLSILFPDLVVEYGDLPVKYQVELPEDASLIRVDASQLAQQSVETTPQSEPPSSTDIVMEAETLDAAGQADEFMASNPTPNLEEGLDLKSYLVEMEVQLIQKALVQTDGNVSQAAKLLQTNRTTLVEKIRKFNLN, from the coding sequence ATGAAAGAAGAACTTTTATCCTCCTTGGTTGGTAATGGACCAGCCATGCAACAAGTCAAGAAACTAATCCAACAGGTTGCCCAGACCGATGCAACCGTCCTCATTCTCGGAGAATCGGGCACCGGGAAAGAAGTCGTCGCCCAAAGCCTTCACTCCGTTTCAAGTCGTTCCAATCAAGCCTTTATTCCAATCAATTGTGGTGCTATTCCGGGCGAGCTGCTGGAGTCTGAATTATTCGGGCATGAAAAAGGGGCTTTTACCGGCGCGATCACCGCTCGTAAAGGCCGTTTTGAAATGGCGGAACGGGGGACGATTTTTCTGGATGAAATTGGCGACATGCCATTGCCGATGCAGGTCAAATTGCTGCGAGTGCTGCAGGAACGGATTTACGAGCGTGTTGGCGGTAATAAAAGCTTTGAATGTGATGTCCGCGTTATTGCCGCCACGCACCGCAATTTGGAAGACAATATTTCCGACGGAACCTTTCGCGAAGACTTGTTCTATCGGTTGAATGTTTTTCCGATTGAGATGCCGTCCTTAAGAGAACGCCCGGAAGACATTCCCGATTTGTTCGATTTCATGTTCGATAAAATCCAATCCTCCGGTCGAGCGATTCCCAAGCTGTCTGAAAAAGCCATGATTGCCTTGCAACAATATGCCTGGCCGGGCAATGTCCGTGAACTCGGCAATCTGGCTGAACGTTTATCCATTCTGTTTCCTGACTTGGTTGTTGAATATGGCGATTTACCGGTGAAGTATCAAGTTGAGCTACCGGAAGATGCCAGTTTGATTCGTGTCGACGCCTCTCAATTGGCCCAGCAGTCGGTGGAAACGACACCTCAAAGTGAACCTCCTTCGTCAACCGATATCGTGATGGAAGCTGAAACCCTTGATGCCGCAGGTCAAGCGGACGAATTTATGGCCTCAAACCCGACGCCGAACCTTGAAGAAGGCCTGGACTTGAAGTCGTATTTGGTGGAAATGGAAGTACAGCTGATTCAGAAGGCTTTGGTCCAGACCGACGGGAATGTTTCCCAAGCGGCCAAGTTGCTGCAAACCAACCGAACGACGTTGGTTGAAAAAATTCGTAAATTCAATTTGAACTGA
- a CDS encoding flagellar protein FlaG produces the protein MNTLGDELLETKVYVPATASTSKVANESTTVGSTPPLDKQKASSSIDALNKKPSIDAPQNSSSVTVSEAETDRMMENINAMLDNLDNYMMFEKDDVTGRNIYSLIDKDSKEVIKQFPSDEFLSVSRRLVEYLEAELSKEVSSDDKIGNIVSNIV, from the coding sequence ATGAATACTCTTGGTGATGAGTTACTGGAGACCAAAGTGTACGTGCCTGCCACGGCATCAACGTCAAAAGTAGCGAATGAATCAACAACAGTGGGTTCCACGCCTCCTTTAGACAAGCAGAAGGCTTCTTCCAGCATAGATGCTCTGAACAAGAAGCCTTCGATTGATGCTCCTCAAAATTCGAGCAGCGTTACAGTTTCCGAAGCGGAAACGGATCGTATGATGGAAAACATTAATGCCATGTTGGACAATTTGGACAACTATATGATGTTTGAAAAAGACGATGTAACGGGGAGAAACATCTATTCTTTAATAGATAAAGACTCTAAAGAGGTCATTAAGCAATTTCCTTCGGATGAGTTTTTAAGCGTCTCCCGACGTCTGGTCGAGTATTTAGAAGCAGAGCTTTCTAAAGAGGTAAGCAGTGACGATAAAATTGGGAATATTGTCAGTAATATTGTTTGA
- the fliS gene encoding flagellar export chaperone FliS, translating to MMNSMMKQKFLDQYQQTSVQTGLENATPHKLVSMLYDGILDNLALTKGAMQRKDYEQKANKLNKAVLIIGSLRSNLDMEHGGDVATNYEALYSYMNRRLLQASSQNDETLIDEVANLVRELKDAWSQMPDNFKMATQSQLESVKNIK from the coding sequence ATGATGAATTCAATGATGAAACAAAAATTCTTGGACCAATACCAACAAACATCCGTGCAAACCGGGTTGGAAAATGCCACACCGCATAAACTGGTATCCATGTTGTATGATGGCATTTTAGACAACCTGGCGTTGACAAAAGGGGCTATGCAACGCAAAGATTATGAGCAAAAAGCCAATAAGCTGAATAAAGCCGTCTTGATCATTGGTTCTTTGCGCAGTAACCTGGATATGGAGCATGGTGGTGATGTTGCGACCAACTACGAAGCTCTGTATTCCTATATGAACCGTCGTTTGCTACAGGCCAGTTCACAAAATGATGAGACTCTTATCGACGAAGTGGCTAATTTGGTTCGCGAGTTGAAAGATGCTTGGAGCCAGATGCCCGATAATTTTAAGATGGCGACTCAATCGCAACTTGAGTCGGTCAAAAACATTAAGTGA
- a CDS encoding flagellar protein FliT — translation MTNDLLNCLHESKMLLRCAEDGDWDAFIERHPVWTVQVNQLLENPSPDMEASLAELLEDVDKIRALIQRRMVEIEAAVSSGRQQQKAVKQYLR, via the coding sequence ATGACGAATGATTTATTGAATTGTCTGCACGAGTCCAAAATGCTGTTACGGTGTGCTGAAGACGGCGATTGGGATGCTTTTATTGAGCGTCATCCTGTGTGGACGGTTCAAGTCAATCAACTGCTTGAAAACCCTTCTCCGGACATGGAAGCTTCATTGGCTGAGTTGTTGGAAGACGTCGATAAAATCCGTGCTTTGATTCAGCGCAGAATGGTTGAAATTGAAGCCGCGGTATCTTCCGGGCGTCAACAGCAAAAAGCCGTCAAACAATACTTGCGATAA
- a CDS encoding flagellin N-terminal helical domain-containing protein has translation MAMVINTNIASENAVRLLDGSNREMATSMERLTSGLRINKTADDAAGKAVVSSMTAQVRGTDMAIRNANDGISLVQTVDGAAEETVNMLYRIRELAVQSANETYNSAQRSQMNIEVSQLRQEINRIASTTKFNGVQLMASANIISIHAGWETAGANTLKVSLKAMGAADLGVTGTIDTQANALTVMSQVDAALESVAKTRAGFGAMQNRMEYTISNLQNVNENIMAARSRIEDADYASESANLARTQVLQQAGMSMLSQANQSQQNVLALLS, from the coding sequence ATGGCAATGGTAATCAATACAAATATTGCTTCCGAAAACGCAGTACGCCTATTGGACGGTTCTAACCGTGAAATGGCAACTTCAATGGAACGTTTGACTTCTGGTCTACGTATTAACAAAACAGCAGATGATGCTGCAGGTAAAGCCGTTGTTTCTTCCATGACCGCTCAGGTTCGTGGTACGGACATGGCGATTCGTAATGCCAATGACGGTATTTCATTGGTACAGACCGTTGATGGTGCGGCGGAAGAAACCGTTAACATGTTGTACCGTATTCGTGAGCTAGCGGTTCAGTCGGCTAACGAAACTTACAACTCTGCACAACGTTCGCAAATGAACATAGAAGTGTCTCAGTTGAGACAAGAAATTAACCGTATCGCTTCCACCACAAAATTTAACGGTGTGCAGTTGATGGCAAGTGCCAATATCATCTCCATCCACGCGGGTTGGGAAACGGCCGGTGCCAATACGTTGAAAGTGTCTTTGAAAGCGATGGGCGCGGCGGATTTGGGTGTGACTGGTACCATCGACACGCAAGCGAACGCTTTGACAGTCATGTCTCAGGTGGACGCGGCGTTGGAATCGGTTGCAAAAACCCGTGCTGGTTTCGGTGCGATGCAAAACCGTATGGAATACACCATTTCCAACTTGCAGAACGTAAACGAAAACATCATGGCAGCTCGTAGCCGTATCGAAGATGCGGATTATGCTTCTGAAAGTGCTAACTTGGCGAGAACACAAGTTCTTCAACAAGCTGGTATGAGCATGCTGTCTCAAGCAAACCAGTCTCAGCAAAATGTATTGGCATTACTGAGTTAA
- a CDS encoding flagellin N-terminal helical domain-containing protein: MALVINTNIASENAVRLLDQSSREMSTSMERLTSGLRINKTADDAAGKAVVTQMTSQIRGTDMALRNTNDGIGLVQTVDGAAEETVNMLYRIRELAVQSANETYNSVQRSQMNIEVSQLRREINRIASTTKFNGVKLMASATIISIHAGWETGIANTLKVSLKRLTASALGVTGTIQTQASALGMMSQVDAALESIAKARAGFGAMQNRMEYTISNLQNVNENIMAARSRIEDADYAAESANLARTQVLQQAGQSMLSQANQSTQNVLGLLQ; this comes from the coding sequence ATGGCACTAGTCATCAATACAAATATTGCGTCTGAAAATGCGGTCCGTTTGTTGGATCAAAGCAGTCGCGAAATGTCGACTTCAATGGAACGTTTGACTTCTGGTCTGCGTATCAATAAAACAGCGGATGACGCCGCCGGTAAAGCGGTTGTCACGCAAATGACTTCACAAATTCGCGGAACCGACATGGCTTTGCGTAACACCAATGACGGGATTGGTTTGGTACAAACCGTTGATGGTGCGGCGGAAGAAACCGTTAACATGTTGTACCGTATTCGTGAGCTGGCGGTTCAGTCGGCGAACGAAACCTACAACTCGGTTCAACGTTCACAAATGAACATCGAAGTGTCTCAGCTAAGACGTGAGATTAACCGTATCGCTTCGACCACAAAATTTAACGGTGTTAAATTGATGGCGAGTGCAACGATTATTTCGATTCACGCCGGTTGGGAAACAGGCATCGCGAACACGCTGAAAGTGTCTTTGAAACGCTTGACCGCTTCAGCTTTGGGCGTGACCGGAACCATTCAAACTCAAGCGTCTGCTTTGGGAATGATGTCACAAGTTGACGCGGCTCTGGAATCCATTGCGAAAGCTCGAGCCGGTTTCGGTGCAATGCAAAACCGTATGGAATACACCATTTCCAACTTGCAGAATGTGAACGAGAATATTATGGCGGCCCGTAGTCGTATCGAAGATGCAGATTATGCCGCTGAGAGTGCAAATCTTGCCAGAACGCAAGTGTTACAACAAGCCGGGCAAAGCATGCTTTCTCAAGCAAATCAGTCCACTCAGAATGTTCTGGGGCTCCTTCAGTAA
- the fliD gene encoding flagellar filament capping protein FliD, with protein sequence MANDIGVSILNSMGANTFDVSTISKTLAEADVSARRSIIENNETKYNSKLTGYDTLGMAFDGFMSQISTLMDISNFQQKTVVSSDPSVLDATVTGSPNNGSYQIEVQSLATSHTLASQAEFASTNSVVGEGTLTFNVGGAVSNITIDATNNTLSGIQQAVNDAGIGVNATVVNVGTGYKLMFSSAQSGAGNTIDVSITGDTDGNNADAAGLSRLATANMDETVAAQDATVVVNGLTITNSGNTIDGVIEGVSLNLKSSDIGSTKTLEIQNDTADLSQAVQDFVDLYNALDEIFTNLGSSETDEEDETMGSLSGDSALREVKYRIREAMIESIPGLTGSVQSLADIGIRSELDGTLSLDTGMLNSAIANNPEAVGKLFAASATATDNQVTYMGSTDQTIEGSYALNINTVASQAQVAGASIGAGGDITIDGTNNVLKVAVDGNQTLDLQLTQGTYTRDDLAKEISRVINNDSTVAGAGSKVAVEYDDATQTYTMTSNKYGSASSLELMSGSFLTSGVSGLGVTAQTTGTDVQGYLENEDGTIYTFVGQGQDVTINSILDGSPRGLEFKVDGTATGARGTIEFNRGYADRLGMLFDNMMDEETGIIGNRMSNFQDRLDDIEEEKAKVDERYEALELKYRIQFGSLQTLLSEMESTRQSLAAMLTNNNNNDN encoded by the coding sequence ATGGCAAACGATATCGGTGTCAGTATTCTGAATTCGATGGGTGCGAATACTTTTGATGTGAGCACGATTTCCAAAACCTTGGCGGAAGCGGATGTCTCGGCTCGCCGTTCCATCATCGAAAACAATGAAACCAAATACAACAGTAAATTAACGGGGTACGATACCCTGGGAATGGCTTTTGACGGCTTCATGTCGCAAATCAGCACCTTGATGGATATCTCCAATTTCCAGCAAAAAACCGTTGTGTCCTCCGATCCGTCTGTGTTGGATGCGACCGTGACGGGCAGCCCGAATAATGGTTCCTATCAGATAGAAGTTCAGTCTCTTGCCACCTCGCATACTCTGGCGTCTCAAGCCGAATTCGCGTCGACCAACAGTGTCGTCGGTGAAGGTACCTTGACGTTCAATGTGGGCGGTGCGGTTTCAAACATTACCATTGATGCGACCAATAATACCCTGTCCGGCATCCAGCAAGCCGTGAATGACGCCGGTATTGGCGTCAATGCAACGGTTGTCAATGTCGGAACCGGTTATAAACTTATGTTTTCATCCGCGCAATCCGGCGCCGGTAATACGATTGATGTGTCGATTACCGGTGATACAGATGGAAATAATGCCGATGCGGCGGGGCTTTCCCGCTTGGCAACCGCGAATATGGATGAAACGGTAGCCGCTCAGGATGCCACGGTTGTGGTAAATGGTTTGACCATTACCAATTCTGGCAACACGATTGATGGTGTTATTGAAGGCGTGTCCCTGAATTTGAAATCTTCGGATATTGGTAGTACAAAAACGCTTGAAATTCAAAATGATACGGCGGACCTGTCTCAGGCGGTTCAAGATTTTGTCGATTTATATAATGCTTTGGATGAGATTTTTACGAACTTAGGTTCCTCTGAGACGGATGAAGAAGACGAAACCATGGGTTCTTTGAGTGGGGATTCCGCTCTCAGAGAAGTTAAGTATCGTATTCGTGAAGCCATGATTGAATCGATCCCTGGTTTGACCGGTTCCGTTCAGTCATTGGCCGATATCGGTATTCGATCTGAGTTGGATGGCACACTTTCTTTGGATACCGGTATGTTGAATTCTGCGATTGCGAATAATCCGGAAGCGGTTGGTAAGTTGTTTGCCGCCAGTGCGACGGCTACCGACAATCAAGTGACGTACATGGGGTCAACTGACCAGACGATTGAAGGGTCTTACGCTCTCAATATTAATACGGTCGCATCTCAAGCTCAAGTTGCCGGTGCATCAATTGGCGCTGGTGGTGACATTACTATTGATGGCACCAATAATGTATTGAAAGTGGCGGTTGACGGCAATCAAACACTGGATTTGCAATTAACCCAAGGCACTTATACCCGTGATGATTTAGCAAAAGAAATTTCACGCGTCATTAATAACGATAGCACCGTTGCCGGAGCCGGAAGCAAAGTGGCTGTGGAATATGATGATGCCACTCAAACCTATACGATGACGTCGAATAAATACGGCTCGGCATCCTCTTTGGAGTTGATGTCGGGTAGCTTTTTGACATCTGGTGTCTCTGGTCTGGGCGTAACGGCGCAAACAACCGGTACGGATGTGCAAGGCTATCTTGAAAATGAAGATGGCACAATTTATACCTTTGTGGGTCAAGGACAGGATGTCACCATTAATTCAATTTTGGACGGATCGCCAAGAGGTTTGGAGTTCAAGGTGGATGGCACGGCAACCGGGGCACGAGGCACGATTGAGTTCAACCGTGGTTATGCCGATCGTCTGGGCATGTTGTTTGACAATATGATGGATGAAGAAACCGGTATTATCGGTAACCGGATGTCTAACTTCCAGGATCGTTTAGATGATATTGAAGAAGAAAAGGCAAAAGTGGATGAGCGTTATGAAGCCCTAGAACTGAAATATCGCATCCAGTTCGGTTCACTTCAGACATTATTGTCGGAGATGGAAAGCACTCGTCAATCGTTGGCGGCAATGTTAACAAACAACAATAATAACGATAACTGA
- a CDS encoding sensor histidine kinase yields the protein MDEARADAVEQKRLAELEEAFELFNQTSSQLTLAYESLQHEVEDLQHKLDESNREKHRVGERLEQLLNLLPAGVIVLDEHDRIVEMNPAAETILGIDAIGRNWEVVVRNVFLIANDAGELITHNQNYYQLSESPLSLSQNHGEHLNGKILLIQDVTAARDLQQHMSRHQRLSSMGEMAASLAHQVRTPLASALLYVSQMSSPQLAEDKRDKFVAKTLTSLRHLEALVKDMLQYAKGGKAKDQKVQVGALLDGLKHSVEPKVQQSHSLIRFDEKTPGLVVLGDQDALLTALENLVSNAIDIVSEHAEIDVSVELDGKRNQVDITVADNGPGLSEEMNEKIFEPFFTSRAQGTGLGLAVVRAVAEAHGGEAWVKSIKGRGAVFGLRLPLLENGEDA from the coding sequence GTGGATGAAGCCAGAGCAGACGCGGTTGAACAAAAACGTTTAGCCGAGTTGGAAGAAGCGTTTGAGCTGTTCAATCAGACGTCGTCTCAATTGACGCTGGCTTACGAGTCCTTGCAGCATGAGGTTGAAGACCTTCAACACAAGCTTGATGAGAGCAACCGCGAAAAACACCGGGTGGGTGAACGGCTTGAACAGCTGTTGAATTTGCTGCCGGCCGGGGTGATTGTACTGGACGAACATGATCGTATTGTCGAAATGAATCCGGCGGCAGAAACGATTTTGGGCATTGACGCCATTGGTCGTAACTGGGAAGTGGTGGTTCGCAATGTATTTTTAATCGCCAATGATGCCGGTGAGCTGATTACCCACAACCAAAATTATTATCAGTTGTCGGAATCGCCGTTGAGTTTGTCGCAAAATCACGGCGAACACTTGAATGGCAAGATTTTGCTGATTCAGGATGTGACGGCGGCGCGAGATTTGCAGCAACATATGAGTCGTCACCAACGTTTGAGCTCAATGGGTGAAATGGCGGCTTCATTGGCGCATCAAGTGCGTACGCCTTTAGCCTCGGCGCTTTTATATGTGTCGCAAATGTCATCCCCTCAATTGGCGGAAGACAAGCGCGATAAGTTTGTGGCCAAAACGCTGACCAGTTTGCGACACCTGGAAGCGTTGGTGAAAGACATGCTACAGTACGCCAAGGGTGGCAAAGCCAAGGATCAAAAGGTCCAGGTTGGGGCCTTGCTGGATGGTTTGAAGCATTCCGTGGAACCAAAAGTTCAGCAATCACACAGTTTGATTCGATTTGATGAAAAGACACCAGGCCTGGTGGTTTTGGGCGATCAGGATGCGCTGTTGACCGCGCTGGAAAACCTGGTGAGTAATGCCATTGATATCGTCTCGGAGCATGCGGAAATTGATGTTTCGGTCGAGTTGGACGGAAAACGCAATCAAGTCGATATTACGGTAGCGGACAATGGTCCGGGCTTGAGCGAAGAAATGAATGAAAAAATTTTTGAACCCTTTTTCACTAGCCGGGCACAAGGCACAGGACTGGGGTTGGCCGTGGTACGAGCTGTGGCCGAAGCACATGGTGGCGAAGCCTGGGTCAAATCGATTAAAGGGCGCGGAGCCGTCTTCGGGTTGAGACTGCCGTTATTAGAGAATGGAGAGGATGCATGA
- a CDS encoding flagellin N-terminal helical domain-containing protein, producing the protein MFINTNIASVNAVRLLDQSSREMAVSMERLTSGLRINRTADDAAGKAVVTAMTAQIRGTDMAIRNVNDGISLVQTVDGAAEETVNMLYRIRELAVQSANETYNSAQRSQMNIEVSQLRREINRIASTTKFNGVKLMASTNIISIHAGWETAAANTLKVSLKAMNASALGVVGTIQTQASALGVMSQVDAALKSVAKTRAGFGAMQNRMEYTISNLQNVNENIMAARSRIMDADYAAESANLARTQVLQQAGMSMLSQANQMTSNVLSLLR; encoded by the coding sequence ATGTTTATCAATACAAATATAGCGTCGGTGAATGCCGTTCGGTTGTTGGATCAGTCGAGTCGGGAAATGGCGGTTTCGATGGAGCGTTTGACCTCCGGGTTGCGCATCAATCGAACAGCGGATGATGCGGCCGGTAAAGCCGTTGTGACGGCGATGACCGCGCAAATTCGCGGTACGGACATGGCAATTCGTAACGTCAATGATGGTATTTCATTGGTGCAAACCGTTGATGGTGCGGCGGAAGAAACTGTCAATATGCTGTACCGTATTCGTGAGCTGGCGGTTCAGTCGGCGAACGAAACCTACAATTCTGCGCAACGTTCACAAATGAACATAGAAGTGTCTCAGTTAAGACGAGAAATCAACCGTATTGCGTCGACCACGAAGTTTAATGGTGTGAAGTTGATGGCGAGCACGAACATTATTTCGATTCATGCCGGTTGGGAAACGGCCGCTGCCAATACCTTGAAAGTGTCTTTAAAAGCGATGAATGCGAGCGCTTTAGGGGTGGTGGGAACCATTCAAACCCAAGCCTCTGCTTTAGGTGTGATGTCGCAAGTGGATGCGGCGTTGAAATCGGTGGCGAAAACCCGAGCGGGATTTGGTGCGATGCAAAATCGTATGGAATACACCATTTCCAATTTACAGAATGTGAATGAGAATATTATGGCCGCACGTAGCCGTATCATGGATGCGGATTATGCTGCGGAAAGTGCGAACCTGGCAAGAACACAGGTTTTGCAACAAGCGGGAATGTCCATGTTGTCTCAGGCGAATCAAATGACGTCTAACGTCTTGTCTTTGCTTCGATAG